From the genome of Vicia villosa cultivar HV-30 ecotype Madison, WI linkage group LG2, Vvil1.0, whole genome shotgun sequence, one region includes:
- the LOC131649722 gene encoding aspartic proteinase CDR1-like translates to MSQVSCFILIFFCLFSFIIYSHAINNGFSIELIHRDSYKSPLYNPTQSKFQRIINDARRSINRSNYIHREFFISKNKLGSSLIYEGGGYLMSYYIGTPPFKVYGFLDSGSNLIWLQCKPCNVCFNQTSPIFNPSKSSSYQNIPCSSSRCKSTEAETSCSNDRDACEYTLGYGLTQKTQGDLILETIAFESTSGSMVSFPKIVIGCGHNNTFYSGKSSGVIGFGTGPLSLIKQLGSFTDERFSYCLVDDRNINLPSKINFGDAAKVSGNNVVSTPMVKLVGNHQEEYYYLNLKAVSVGSKRIKYSGFKNKGVNASTHNILIDSGSTLTFVPRRFYHKFESAVKKVVKLERFHDDSGEFNLCYNTTFKNTTSKQPNFPVITAHFSGADVKLDSMGSFISLSKGIECLAIFPHRKHNFGIFGNKLQVNYLVGYDLKKNIVSFKPTDCSKY, encoded by the coding sequence ATGTCACAAGTTTCATGTTTTATCCTTATTTTCTTCTGTCTTTTTAGCTTTATAATTTATTCTCATGCTATAAACAATGGTTTTAGTATTGAACTCATTCATCGTGATTCTTATAAATCACCACTCTACAATCCTACACAAAGTAAATTCCAACGAATTATCAATGATGCACGCCGTTCTATCAATCGTTCAAACTATATCCACCGTGAATTTTTTATTAGTAAAAACAAACTTGGGTCATCTTTGATCTATGAAGGTGGTGGATATCTCATGAGTTATTACATTGGTACCCCACCATTTAAGGTTTATGGTTTTTTGGATTCAGGTAGTAACCTTATATGGCTTCAATGTAAGCCTTGTAATGTATGTTTCAATCAAACATCTCCTATTTTTAACCCTTCAAAATCTTCGAGTTACCAAAATATTccatgttcttctagtagatgtaAATCTACAGAAGCAGaaacttcttgttctaatgataGAGATGCTTGTGAATATACATTAGGTTATGGTCTTACTCAAAAGACACAAGGAGATCTTATATTGGAGACAATTGCATTTGAGTCAACTTCCGGATCTATGGTCTCATTTCCTAAAATTGTGATAGGATGTGGACACAATAATACTTTTTATAGCGGAAAAAGTTCAGGTGTAATTGGTTTTGGAACTGGACCTTTGTCACTTATAAAACAATTAGGATCTTTCACCGATGAAAGATTCTCATATTGTTTAGTTGATGATAGAAATATTAATTTACCTAGCAAAATCAATTTTGGAGATGCTGCTAAAGTCTCTGGTAATAATGTTGTTTCAACTCCTATGGTCAAACTGGTAGGAAACCACCAAGAAGAGTATTACTATTTAAATTTGAAAGCAGTAAGCGTGGGAAGTAAAAGAATAAAGTATAGTGGGTTTAAGAATAAAGGAGTAAATGCTTCTACACATAACATCTTAATTGACTCGGGTTCAACGCTAACTTTTGTTCCACGTCGTTTTTACCATAAGTTTGAATCTGCAGTTAAAAAAGTGGTTAAACTAGAACGATTTCATGATGATAGTGGTGAATTTAACCTTTGTTATAATACCACATTCAAAAATACCACATCCAAACAACCGAATTTTCCTGTCATTACTGCTCATTTTAGTGGCGCAGATGTTAAATTAGATTCTATGGGCTCCTTTATATCTTTATCCAAAGGGATTGAATGTCTTGCTATTTTTCCACATAGAAAACATAATTTTGGAATCTTTGGAAACAAATTACAAGTGAACTATTTAGTTGGTTATGACCTAAAAAAGAATATTGTTTCATTCAAACCTACTGATTGTTCTAAGTATTGA